A single window of Oreochromis aureus strain Israel breed Guangdong linkage group 7, ZZ_aureus, whole genome shotgun sequence DNA harbors:
- the LOC116319652 gene encoding stomatin-like isoform X1, with amino-acid sequence MADDKEDAEMKRARSREGQLALENPNTDIGFCGRILVGLSLILLLITLPISIWMCIVVVKEYQRAIIFRLGRLLSGGAKGPGLFFVLPCTDNFINVDMRTVTFNIPPQKVLTRDSVAVCVDGVVYYRVQNPTLAVANVSNADAATQLLAQTTVRNVLSSMNLAEILSDHEDIAHFMQVTLDNATDDWGIEVERVEIKDVKLPPQLLRAMASEAEATCEARAKVIAAEGEMSASRALKEASLVIAESPSALQLRYLQTLNTIAEEKNSTIIFALPLEILPEFVNT; translated from the exons ATGGCTGACGACAAAGAAGATGCTGAAATGAAACGAGCTCGAAGTCGCGAAGGGCAGTTAG ctttggagaACCCAAACACTGACATTGGCTTTTGTGGCAGGATTCTGGTTGGGCTCTCCCTCATTCTCCTGCTGATTACTCTGCCCATCTCCATATGGATGTGTATTGTG GTTGTGAAGGAGTACCAGCGAGCTATTATTTTTCGCCTGGGGCGCCTTTTGTCAGGAGGAGCCAAAGGACCAG GCTTGTTCTTCGTCTTGCCGTGCACTGACAATTTTATTAATGTGGACATGCGCACCGTCACCTTTAACATCCCACCACAAAAG GTTTTGACCAGAGACTCTGTGGCAGTGTGTGTTGATGGCGTGGTCTACTACCGGGTCCAGAATCCTACTCTGGCTGTGGCTAACGTCAGTAACGCCGATGCTGCTACGCAGCTATTGGCCCAAACCACCGTGAGGAATGTCCTGAGTAGCATGAACCTGGCAGAGATTCTGTCTGACCATGAAGACATTGCACATTTTATGCAG GTCACTCTGGACAATGCCACAGATGACTGGGGAATCGAGGTGGAGCGGGTGGAGATCAAAGATGTGAAACTGCCCCCTCAGCTACTGAGAGCCATGGCATCTGAGGCTGAGGCCACCTGCGAGGCCCGAGCCAAG GTGATCGCAGCAGAGGGGGAGATGAGCGCATCGCGGGCGTTGAAGGAAGCGTCCCTGGTGATTGCAGAGTCTCCGTCAGCCCTGCAGCTGCGCTACCTTCAGACCCTGAACACCATCGCTGAAGAGAAGAACTCTACCATCATTTTCGCGCTTCCACTGGAGATTTTGCCGGAATTCGTCAATACATGA
- the LOC116319652 gene encoding stomatin-like isoform X2, translating to MGALENPNTDIGFCGRILVGLSLILLLITLPISIWMCIVVVKEYQRAIIFRLGRLLSGGAKGPGLFFVLPCTDNFINVDMRTVTFNIPPQKVLTRDSVAVCVDGVVYYRVQNPTLAVANVSNADAATQLLAQTTVRNVLSSMNLAEILSDHEDIAHFMQVTLDNATDDWGIEVERVEIKDVKLPPQLLRAMASEAEATCEARAKVIAAEGEMSASRALKEASLVIAESPSALQLRYLQTLNTIAEEKNSTIIFALPLEILPEFVNT from the exons ATGGGgg ctttggagaACCCAAACACTGACATTGGCTTTTGTGGCAGGATTCTGGTTGGGCTCTCCCTCATTCTCCTGCTGATTACTCTGCCCATCTCCATATGGATGTGTATTGTG GTTGTGAAGGAGTACCAGCGAGCTATTATTTTTCGCCTGGGGCGCCTTTTGTCAGGAGGAGCCAAAGGACCAG GCTTGTTCTTCGTCTTGCCGTGCACTGACAATTTTATTAATGTGGACATGCGCACCGTCACCTTTAACATCCCACCACAAAAG GTTTTGACCAGAGACTCTGTGGCAGTGTGTGTTGATGGCGTGGTCTACTACCGGGTCCAGAATCCTACTCTGGCTGTGGCTAACGTCAGTAACGCCGATGCTGCTACGCAGCTATTGGCCCAAACCACCGTGAGGAATGTCCTGAGTAGCATGAACCTGGCAGAGATTCTGTCTGACCATGAAGACATTGCACATTTTATGCAG GTCACTCTGGACAATGCCACAGATGACTGGGGAATCGAGGTGGAGCGGGTGGAGATCAAAGATGTGAAACTGCCCCCTCAGCTACTGAGAGCCATGGCATCTGAGGCTGAGGCCACCTGCGAGGCCCGAGCCAAG GTGATCGCAGCAGAGGGGGAGATGAGCGCATCGCGGGCGTTGAAGGAAGCGTCCCTGGTGATTGCAGAGTCTCCGTCAGCCCTGCAGCTGCGCTACCTTCAGACCCTGAACACCATCGCTGAAGAGAAGAACTCTACCATCATTTTCGCGCTTCCACTGGAGATTTTGCCGGAATTCGTCAATACATGA